From Cucumis melo cultivar AY chromosome 1, USDA_Cmelo_AY_1.0, whole genome shotgun sequence, a single genomic window includes:
- the LOC103492735 gene encoding CASP-like protein 1E1, with protein MQHKEPPPPPPPPTSMAIDDNDVVVGVRSNVKVIQSVTTKLRWPFDGVVRFLGLAFTLIAAVVVGVDNESKIISVTLTKALPPIHFYASAKWQYMSAFKYFVVSNCIACAYAAVSLVYSLTTRGYKDDPMRSMLLISLDLIMVGLLFSADGAAAAIGVIGRDGNSHMHWIKVCGFFEGYCHHFTAALVISIAGSVMFLCLVVLSVLKLYKI; from the exons ATGCAGCACAAAGAACCACCACCACCTCCACCACCACCAACATCCATGGCCATAGATGATAATGATGTTGTTGTTGGTGTGAGAAGCAATGTTAAAGTTATTCAAAGTGTTACAACAAAATTAAGATGGCCTTTTGATGGGGTTGTTAGATTTTTGGGTCTTGCTTTTACTTTAATTGCTGCTGTTGTTGTTGGTGTTGATAATGAATCTAAGATTATCTCTGTTACTCTTACCAAAGCTTTGCCTCCTATCCATTTTTATGCCTCTGCTAAGTGGCAATACATGTCTGCTTTCAA GTATTTTGTCGTGTCGAATTGCATCGCATGTGCATATGCTGCAGTATCATTGGTGTACTCATTGACGACCAGGGGTTACAAAGACGATCCAATGAGATCGATGTTGCTCATATCCCTTGATCTGATAATGGTGGGTCTATTGTTCTCTGCCGATGGGGCAGCTGCAGCCATTGGAGTCATCGGTCGAGATGGAAACTCACATATGCATTGGATAAAAGTCTGTGGTTTCTTTGAAGGTTATTGTCATCACTTCACAGCTGCACTTGTAATCTCCATTGCTGGTTCTGTCATGTTTCTTTGTTTGGTTGTGCTTTCTGTTCTTAAACTTTACAAGATTTGA
- the LOC103492883 gene encoding E3 ubiquitin-protein ligase MIEL1: protein MEEEHFPLPQSAMKQDFGKLQYGCEHYRRRCKIRAPCCDQIFTCRHCHNEAMTSLSNPKDRHELVRRDIRQVVCLICNTEQEVAKVCRKCNVNMGEYFCDICKFYDDNTEKKQFHCDACGICRVGGRENFFHCERCGSCYSTPLRDNHTCVENSMKSYCPICWEFLFDSIKDTTVMPCGHTIHLECFSEMESMNQYRCPICLKTVVDMSASWALLKMEIECTPMPEEYSHEVSVHCNDCSHISKVRFHILGHKCSQCNSFNTWRTSSGGRQ, encoded by the exons ATGGAAGAAGAACACTTCCCTCTGCCCCAATCCGCCATGAAACAAGATTTCGGGAAATTGCAATATGG ATGCGAGCATTACAGGAGACGGTGCAAAATCCGAGCTCCATGCTGCGACCAAATCTTCACCTGTCGCCACTGCCACAACGAGGCCATG ACCTCGCTGAGCAATCCCAAGGACCGCCATGAACTTGTTCGCCGGGATATTAGACAA GTGGTTTGCTTAATTTGCAACACAGAACAAGAG GTTGCTAAGGTTTGTCGCAAGTGTAATGTTAATATGGGAGAATACTTTTGCGACATCTGCAAATTCTATGATGATAAT ACCGAGAAGAAACAGTTTCATTGTGATGCGTGTGGTATCTGTAG GGTTGGTGGTCGTGAAAATTTCTTTCATTGTGAGAGATGTG GATCTTGCTATTCCACTCCTTTGCGTGATAACCACACATGTGTTGAGAACTCAATGAAAAGTTATTGCCCCATCTGTTGGGAG TTTCTTTTTGACTCAATAAAAGACACAACTGTTATGCCTTGTGGTCACACAATACATTTGGAGTGCTTCAGTGAGATGGAATCAATGAATCA ATACCGTTGTCCAATCTGCTTGAAAACAGTTGTGGACATGTCTGCGAGCTGGGCATTGCTGAAAATGGAG ATTGAGTGTACACCGATGCCCGAGGAGTACAGCCACGAG GTATCAGTCCACTGCAACGATTGCAGCCATATTAGCAAAGTTCGCTTTCACATTTTGGGACACAAATGCAGTCAGTGCAATTCATTCAATACTTGGAGGACTTCTTCCGGAGGACGTCAATAA